The sequence below is a genomic window from Leishmania major strain Friedlin complete genome, chromosome 30.
GTGCCTTTCGGGTTGCCCTGACGGTCCTTCAAGACCGTCACGCGCGTGATGGCACCGCAGGAGGCGAAAAAGACGCGCAAATCCGCGTCCGTGGTCCTCAAGTCAAGGTCGCCGACAAAGATAGAGGTGTTCGTCTTGGACTGCCCGCTggttgctgccgcagcagcagccgtcttGCGTGTGCCCTCGTCCTTGGCGGCCGACTCCTGCAGTGCCTTGAGCTGCATGTCTTCCTGCAGGCTGTCCACCTGCCGcttcatctcctccagctccgcctcaGCGTCCATGTCGACGCTGAACTGGTCCTCTGCAGAGATCATCTCGCCGCCGTGGTCACCTTGGTTGCTAGACATGATTCTCGCTTCACGCTATAGATGTCTCCTCTGTTGCTTGCGACCGCACCGTTGAacagcggcacacacgcaaggaggaaaagaaagagTCACCCTCgcgtgctgcgactgcggATGTAGAGAGAAGTCTGAGCCAGCGAGTGGGGACGGGGTGTgagggaggtgtgtgtgtgtgggggggggggataacaagcaaacaaaaaggtGGAGTTtcaagagaaggaggggtgAGACGACGGGGCCTGACAAGGAGGAAGGAACACCAATaagagcgaaaaaaaaagagggagagaaccTCCTAGTGAAATAtacgcatgtgcgtgtgcgttcaTGTGTGAGAAGCGCGCGAGTGGAGCgtggggggtgaggggggcaCAGCAGGAAAGAAGAGGAAAAGGACATGGGTCGGTGTGTGGATGATTGAAGTGGAAGCGAAGACGGTGGCGAGGAGGGGAAGCGAGAGCCGTCCCTCGATTTCTCGCGGTTTCTTTCtcccctttctttttctaATCGAATCGCTAGGTGACTCGATGATATTCATCTAACGAGCGTGTGCTGATGGCTTTCACGTCACTTCACGAAGCAACAGAAATGATGCCTCGGACGTAGAGGAGGTTTGTGCATTCCTTGCGTTGGGGGAGAGGCTCGGTCAAGTGAAACTGAGACCCTCGGTACATGAAAAGTGAAGCACAAGCGCAGAGAAGGACGAGAAACTgaaagagaaacagagaatCAATGTGCCAGAGCCGCGCAGCAAACGACCAAAGGCAAGAGGACAACCAAATCGAAGAATGGAGAGAGACCTGAAGCGTTtaagcgaagagagaggctATAAGACATGTGATAGAGAGCGCACAACGAGAGTGTGCCCGTGTTCCAGTGGTGTTTGCAttactgtgtgtgtgtgtgtgtgtgtgtggtgtgtgtgtgtgtgtttgtcgAGAGGAAGAAGTCCCAGCTGTGCATGCGTTCCATGCCGTAGAGAAATCTGCATCTATACATCGATACATATATACCTccatatatatacatatgtatatatatgtatgtacaGATGTATATAGAGCGATGTATATGCGTCGAGGTGCCGAGAAAATGAGCACACAAACGCTGTGCCGAGTACGAGAGGGTCACGTGCAACGGCAACGACAAAACAGAAGCGAAGAACGTAAGGGGAGCGGAGAGGTCATCACAGCACGGAGGGGatggaagagggagggaggggggagtcGAGCGGCGAAGGCAAGGAATGTGAAATGcgcgcatcgcctccttcgcTCAGCAGTAAAACAAGACAAGGAAACAAAACAGCATTAAAAGAGTGACATCATGACTCGTGCAAGAGTATGCCGTCGGGTCGCTAAACCGAGTCCCTTCTTGGGTTTTTCATGGACCCGCCCTTTCCCGCTTCACCGCCACAATTGCGAACACACCCACGTCGTGGTGCCTGGGAGGCGAGGGAAGAGCGGCGGTGGATACCAGACGCTGCTCACAGGTGGGCTGCAGCACAAGAATCGGTGAAACGCGGTGAAGCATgcgggagagaggtggggaCACAGACGCGCCAAGACAAAACCAGGGCTACCAACGAGCGAGGACCTTTCCCTACTGCGTCTTGTACATCGACTGCAGCTGTGTGATGAGGTGGTCATCCATGATGCGCCGCTCCCAGtactcctcctccacaaagCGGCCCATCTTCTTTTGctgcggcgggggcggctgtcgctgcagATCGACCACGAATCTCTCTGAGCCCAACCCGGCTCGACGGCTTCTGTCGCTGTACGTCGTTCCGGCGCCCATGCTTGAGGCCACGGCGGCCCTGTGtctgcgctgcaggtgcttTCGCTGGCCCACCGTGCGACTGCCTGCCTTGCCTGGAGCCTTGGTTGCGCCCACGAGGTGGGTGCTTCGCGACAGAGTCGGGTACTCGCTCTCGttgtgcgctgccgcagcacgcttctcagccgctgcagcatgCATGGCCGCGTCGATCGCGTCGCTATCGGTGGAGTACGCAACCTCTGTGTGTCGCCACTCCATGTCCTCCTTTAAGACGGGCACCGACAGCTGGGGAAGCACGGGAAACGGTCTAGCTTGCTGCTCACGTCCATACTCATGCGCGTAGTCGCTCTTCAGCCCCTGTGGTGGAACCTCGCTCGCCGGAATCAGCGCGGCGTCGTGAAGTCGCTCATGGTAGTCGACAAGGAAGAGCTCCTCGTACAAGCGCAGCGAACGGGTGTGCTGCGGCAGTTGGCCCTGCATCTGCTGATCGGCCACCCGCAGCAGGTTCACCCGCGCTGTGTTGGCGTCATCCGGAGGCTCACCCGGCAggatgcgtgcgtgcatgacGATCAGCTTCTGCTGGTCCGACAGCTGTTCAAAGAGTTCGTAGTCCCGCAGAcgtgcgcgcagcgccgccccgtACTGCAGGAAGTCTCGGAAAGTCAAGGACAACTTGCCTCCGCAGTCCTCCCACAAGAAATCCGCCCCCTCTCGAAGCGACACGCCGCACGGCGTGAACATCAACAGTAACTCGTGCAAATCCTCCACGCTCACAGAGTCTTTGTTCTTGGCGATGGCACAGAAGAGACGTCGACACATCTGCAAGGCAgcgctctctttctcaccACGCTGAACTTCACGTTGAACGTCTGCGAAGTCGATCCGCTGAAACATATTCCGCAGGTGGAACCCGAACGAGTTGCGATCCACGTGGTCGACCAGGCCCTTCATGGCGCCCCCAGCTGTTGAGTACTGCGTCAGGTACGATGCCTCGGTCGGCACAACGGCCCTTGCCGTCGCAGACCCCGCCACGCTCAACGCGTTTGACGCATGACTGACAGCTGGCATCGAACGAGACGTGGAGGCGGTTTTTGACACCTTCTTGGGTGCGGTGCACGGTTTTGCGCTGGAGCTGCTACTACGCAGGCGGGACTTGCCCTTGGAACCGACATCGATGGGCGGTAGCAcctcgtgctgcgccgctcccgTCGTGCTTACCCGTGACGCGTTCCGCTTCGTCTCCGGCGACCGATCGGGTATGTGGCAGTGCACCACGACGTGGGCTGGCGTCTGGCGCGGCaacgaggaagaagaggccACGCTGAGCGCGTAGGCCCTGACGTAGTCGTCGGAGGTTAGATGGAGTGACCTACAGGATCTGTCTTTCGCCTCCCACGCCTTCTGCCGCGCAGTCGCTGCACCGTTGTGCGACACTGCCGGCACCTGCGTCCCGCCCGAGAAGCGGTGCGGTGCTACCGGCGCACCGGAAGACCCCGCTTCGCCAACCGAATCCTGCGCCGATGAAGCGGAAGCGCCGGTTAAGCGGTTCTCTGATGCGACGGTGCCACCGTGCTTGGAGGAGGGACGCTTCCCTGCACGTTGGTAGACGACTccctctgccgcctcgccgtgGGCCTCCTCGGCTTCCGCGTAGTCCGGGTGCACCTTCCCCTTTTCAGACAGCGACTGTTGTGAAAGGCTCATGAGTGCCGCCATGGCGCCAGTGGTCGCTACTGCAGGCTGTGAAGCAGGCACAGACGTCTCTTCCGGagtgccactgccgctcacGGGGGCATTTTCTCCCCCCGTGCCCTTAGGATCGCGGTCTGAAACACAGCTGCTGGGGGAGCTGTGCGAAAGCACCTCCGACTTCGATGCCGTGCGGTCGGCgttgctctcctcctcacgcGGGCAGCTGGACGATTGCGGCTCATGCGCCTCCGGCTTGTCCGTGACGTGACACACGTGCAATTCCATGGCGGACAGCTCCCTTGACAGTCTTGGAAGGCGTATATGTTTgcagatatatatatatatgtgtgtgtgcgcgcacctGTACCTCGAAATGTGCGTGTGACGCCCTTTTCCTGGCAATCCCCGCTAACGGCCCTGCCTACAGCATTAACAGGTacgggagaagagagagagaggggggggtgaggggaaTAGCAACGCAGGCTCCTCCATATGGAAGCCAGGCGCTTCCGTGGGAGGTGGTGGAAGAATCTGGAATGAGACGGTGATTCCTGCGCACACCCATCTTCCTTCTCATGGTCTTTTCAAGCACCCGAGCTgtcctgcacgcgcacacacacgcttgcTTGCATTCATGCATCCGCGCAGACGAGGACGTGGACACACCAAGATGGAGAGATAGACACGTCCCTCCCTTGTGCTCGTGCTGTTCTGCTACATTGTAAGTCGACTGTCTATGACGCCCTCGAACGTCTTCCATTGGCGAAGACTGCCAGTGGTGCAGCACTCGCAGTTGAACccatgcacgcgcacgcgcctgcgcatGTATCCTTCTGTTTCTTCCCATGTGGCTTCAATTCACTTCCGCTGGCTTCTTTATGCGGAGCACACAGCGCTTCCAatgtcgagcagctgcagataGTCGTCTCCCCCGTCGGCAAGGCGCCGCTCGGTCTGACACAGCTTTAGCATAATCTTGCCGCGCTGGGCCGAGTTCAGCGGACACTCGGCGCTCACAAGGTAGTGCTGCATCTGAAGCAGCACCtgtgcggcggcgaagcCCTCCGCAACCAGCCTGCGCGATGCCTGGATCACCTCCTCTAAGCGGTGAGAGAACAGTGCGCTGAGGTATTGCTGCATCACGtccgccggcacgctgccggatACGGAGACGAAGTCCTCCTTCGACAAGTCGTCCCCCTTCGCCTTTTGTGCCGACTGAAGGTGCATAATGGCGAGACGGAGATCGCCGCCACTTACCGTGTCCAAGGCGTGGAGAGAGGCTGGTGAGAGGGTGATGCCCTCGGCTTGGGCCACGTACTCGATACGGTGATAGAGGGCACTCTTTACAAGCGGTTTGAAGCGATACTTGGCACATCGGCTCGCGATTGGATCGATGATGCGGCTTACGTAGTTG
It includes:
- a CDS encoding putative replication factor C, subunit 2; the protein is MSSSSQPAQKRAKTEGASDTAGAAAPWVEKYRPRTLAEVEAQDEAVGALRACLKEGANMPHFLFHGPPGTGKTTSILAVAHELFGPDYIRSRVRELNASDDRGISVVREKVKIFAQGAVSSSGSSVTQSDGKVYPVPPFKLIILDEADALLPDAQAALRRMMEDFSDVTRFCILCNYVSRIIDPIASRCAKYRFKPLVKSALYHRIEYVAQAEGITLSPASLHALDTVSGGDLRLAIMHLQSAQKAKGDDLSKEDFVSVSGSVPADVMQQYLSALFSHRLEEVIQASRRLVAEGFAAAQVLLQMQHYLVSAECPLNSAQRGKIMLKLCQTERRLADGGDDYLQLLDIGSAVCSA
- a CDS encoding putative RNA-binding protein, which encodes MSSNQGDHGGEMISAEDQFSVDMDAEAELEEMKRQVDSLQEDMQLKALQESAAKDEGTRKTAAAAAATSGQSKTNTSIFVGDLDLRTTDADLRVFFASCGAITRVTVLKDRQGNPKGTAYVEFETEGQAHAAILKDGQSLHGKPLKVAMKRDNIPAFQRGISRGGAYALRGRGAGNPMQQQMAALAMMAGMMSQGFNPYNMGRGGGRGRGRGRGGY